Proteins encoded by one window of Flavobacterium sp. N502540:
- a CDS encoding cation:dicarboxylate symporter family transporter: protein MNTTPQYPESNGIPQKYLKNLAAYVTIALLLGIAVGHYYPEKGIQLDFLGSGFLYLIEPLIQPIIFLTIIIGVSSIGNLKKVGRVGLKAFVYFEIITTIAMIMGIMAALFIEPGKIEKRLIDVTLPKHFTATESLDNGWFNFIVLNRPLVLLLLAVITGVLLSLSPGRAKYVGILQKIMTFLYRILLYLFLLIPVAAFGGMAYAVSRFGIHSLLPLGKLLATTYITMASFVFIVLGLLLRYYNISLWKFLNYIKEELLIVFSTSSSRTVFPLIVAKLEQAGCSKAVVGLSIPLGYSFNLAGASVFLPICTLFVAQLFNIPLTFRDIITIGLVIMVTSKVASGIPGSGFVALTITFTTLNKFPLEGLALLFSIDKFMNEARTITNFIGNGVAVILISKYENEFEPNPEIDLSITK, encoded by the coding sequence ATGAATACCACACCACAATATCCGGAAAGCAACGGAATACCACAAAAGTATTTGAAAAATCTAGCAGCTTATGTTACTATAGCATTGCTGTTGGGAATTGCTGTAGGTCACTATTATCCTGAAAAGGGTATTCAATTGGATTTTTTAGGCAGTGGATTTTTATATCTTATTGAACCGCTTATACAGCCCATAATATTTTTAACGATCATTATAGGTGTAAGCAGTATTGGTAATCTTAAAAAAGTGGGTCGTGTGGGGCTTAAGGCGTTCGTTTATTTTGAAATCATAACGACTATTGCCATGATCATGGGGATAATGGCAGCGTTGTTTATAGAGCCCGGCAAGATCGAAAAAAGACTCATAGACGTAACTCTGCCCAAACATTTTACAGCTACCGAATCACTTGATAACGGCTGGTTTAATTTTATAGTGCTTAACCGTCCCCTGGTATTGCTGCTGTTGGCCGTTATAACAGGTGTTTTGCTTAGCCTTTCGCCGGGCAGAGCAAAGTATGTAGGGATCTTGCAAAAAATTATGACCTTTTTGTATCGCATACTCCTGTACCTGTTTTTGCTTATTCCAGTTGCGGCTTTTGGTGGAATGGCTTATGCAGTATCGCGATTTGGTATACATAGTCTTTTGCCTTTGGGAAAACTGCTGGCGACTACTTACATTACAATGGCATCTTTTGTATTTATAGTATTGGGGCTTTTGCTGCGTTATTACAACATCAGCCTTTGGAAGTTTCTGAACTATATTAAAGAAGAACTGCTTATTGTTTTTAGTACATCATCATCCAGAACAGTGTTTCCTTTGATTGTGGCAAAGCTGGAACAGGCAGGGTGTAGTAAAGCTGTTGTAGGTCTTTCAATACCACTGGGTTATTCTTTTAACCTTGCAGGGGCATCTGTATTTTTACCTATATGTACGTTGTTTGTTGCTCAGTTGTTTAACATTCCGCTTACGTTTCGCGATATCATCACTATAGGGTTGGTTATCATGGTGACATCAAAAGTAGCATCGGGAATACCAGGATCTGGTTTTGTAGCGCTAACCATAACTTTTACAACACTTAATAAATTTCCTTTAGAAGGCTTGGCGTTGCTTTTCAGTATTGATAAGTTTATGAACGAAGCCCGTACTATAACTAATTTTATAGGCAATGGGGTAGCCGTTATACTCATTTCGAAATATGAAAATGAGTTTGAACCAAATCCTGAAATAGACCTTTCCATAACAAAATAA
- a CDS encoding sensor histidine kinase: MVLLINIIILLAAFRLLFEQKIIGSLMKKQWTNLIRFQHILFFVIYTSFLVISTLYFTEMPFALYKILFTMAVNTVLYFVCYSYLVPAYYQTNKYPEYLLYALILFISTTLLRLLVEPEFSQESDAVQDHTLFLISVYSSQSIVILVASFLGISRHKFLIEYDYLDLEVKKNETDLNLMKSKINPHFLLNTLNNIYAGSYSQHGNTTEAILQLSQLLQYVIYETDKKTIAIHKEFEMMKALAGLYQLKYNNTLNILFELNDSEVQEQVEIPPSIYFTLFENALKHSGIGADREAHIKVNFDKVDDTFVFRIENSVADKIHFNNHNGYNGMGLVALKKILTMKYAENYQLFDELLNKTYFSTLKIKL; the protein is encoded by the coding sequence ATGGTTTTACTAATAAACATCATTATCCTCCTTGCGGCTTTCAGATTACTGTTTGAACAAAAGATTATAGGCAGTCTCATGAAGAAACAATGGACAAACCTTATCCGGTTTCAACACATCCTGTTTTTTGTGATATACACCTCTTTTCTGGTAATTTCGACACTTTATTTTACCGAAATGCCTTTTGCGTTGTACAAAATACTCTTCACTATGGCTGTCAATACGGTATTATATTTTGTTTGTTATTCCTATTTAGTTCCCGCCTATTACCAAACCAATAAATATCCCGAATACCTATTATATGCACTGATATTATTTATATCTACAACGTTGCTAAGACTGCTTGTTGAACCTGAATTTTCTCAGGAGAGCGATGCAGTACAAGACCACACATTGTTTTTGATCAGTGTGTACAGTTCGCAGAGTATCGTGATTTTAGTTGCTTCTTTTTTAGGAATATCAAGGCATAAATTCTTAATCGAATATGACTATCTCGACCTTGAGGTAAAAAAAAATGAGACCGACCTCAACCTCATGAAGTCAAAAATAAACCCTCACTTTTTACTCAATACCCTTAATAACATTTACGCAGGCAGTTACAGTCAGCATGGTAATACTACCGAAGCAATACTACAATTGAGCCAGCTGCTGCAATATGTCATATACGAAACCGATAAAAAAACTATTGCGATACACAAAGAGTTCGAAATGATGAAGGCACTCGCAGGTTTGTACCAGCTTAAGTACAATAATACCCTGAACATCCTATTTGAACTAAATGATAGTGAAGTACAGGAACAGGTAGAGATTCCCCCTTCTATCTATTTTACACTTTTTGAAAATGCACTTAAACATTCCGGTATTGGAGCGGATAGAGAAGCTCATATTAAGGTGAACTTTGATAAGGTTGATGATACCTTCGTATTCAGGATAGAAAATTCTGTAGCGGACAAGATTCACTTTAATAACCATAACGGATATAACGGAATGGGGCTCGTTGCACTAAAAAAAATCCTTACCATGAAATATGCAGAAAATTATCAATTGTTTGACGAATTATTAAATAAGACGTACTTTTCTACTCTCAAAATTAAATTATGA
- a CDS encoding DUF2490 domain-containing protein, with amino-acid sequence MIFSTKAVAQQDNFNMWLQYTMSAKLSEKYSFTALSQYRAYDLVMDSRLFLVSTYLERKLDHDLYPAVGYMFLVLQPYTSDTDKKLRYENRPFQQLTIKNKIGRTTLLHRYRVEERFLTNPDDFVVRLRYLLSLKIPLGKEEGKNLLYGILKNEIRMNVVKKEQFDSNRITAGLGINVGKQSAIELSFVNQVSPDDTSNYVLAGYRNSFDWSSKTENN; translated from the coding sequence ATGATTTTTTCTACGAAAGCAGTAGCGCAACAAGATAATTTTAACATGTGGCTGCAATATACAATGTCCGCAAAATTAAGCGAAAAGTACAGCTTTACAGCCCTTTCTCAATATCGGGCGTACGATTTAGTAATGGATTCACGTCTTTTTTTAGTTTCGACCTATCTGGAAAGAAAGTTAGATCATGATCTTTATCCGGCTGTGGGTTATATGTTTTTGGTACTTCAGCCCTATACCAGCGATACCGATAAAAAGCTGCGTTATGAAAACAGGCCGTTTCAGCAGTTAACGATCAAAAATAAAATTGGCCGTACTACCTTATTGCATCGGTATCGTGTCGAAGAACGTTTCTTAACCAATCCGGATGATTTTGTGGTGAGATTGAGATATCTACTATCGTTAAAAATTCCATTGGGTAAAGAAGAAGGGAAGAATTTATTATATGGTATTCTGAAAAATGAAATCAGGATGAATGTAGTAAAGAAGGAACAATTTGACAGTAACAGGATTACTGCCGGATTAGGGATTAATGTGGGTAAACAATCAGCCATAGAACTTTCATTTGTCAATCAGGTAAGTCCGGACGATACCAGTAATTATGTGTTGGCGGGCTATAGAAACTCATTTGACTGGTCGTCTAAAACAGAAAATAATTAA
- a CDS encoding LytR/AlgR family response regulator transcription factor, producing the protein MKQLQAVGVDDEYLALELIRNYCGNSDGVNLLATFSNPQEAITFLQQNEVDLLILDINMPGINGIQLLQNTPNKPLCIFITAEEQHAAKAFELDVVDYLIKPISFERFEKAITKAKEYHHFIKSKDIAEDYIMFKSDYIVNKVKLDDIFWIEGFGEYLKIVSRYKNHMVLERMAKFEEMHRHLGFIRIHKSYLVLKSHVKSFNSRMVQLRDGRELPIGRTYKDNLKEI; encoded by the coding sequence ATGAAACAATTGCAGGCTGTGGGCGTAGATGACGAATACCTTGCGCTGGAGCTAATAAGAAACTACTGTGGCAATTCTGATGGTGTTAACCTGCTCGCTACCTTTAGCAATCCACAGGAAGCCATCACTTTTTTACAGCAAAATGAAGTTGACTTACTTATCCTTGACATTAATATGCCGGGCATCAACGGCATACAGTTGCTGCAAAATACACCCAACAAGCCACTCTGCATTTTCATAACCGCTGAAGAACAACATGCAGCCAAAGCATTTGAACTTGATGTGGTAGATTATCTTATAAAACCTATAAGTTTTGAACGTTTTGAAAAAGCCATCACAAAAGCCAAAGAATACCACCATTTTATAAAGTCTAAAGATATTGCCGAAGACTATATTATGTTTAAGTCGGACTATATTGTAAACAAAGTCAAGCTGGATGATATTTTTTGGATAGAAGGTTTTGGCGAATACCTTAAAATCGTATCCCGCTACAAAAACCACATGGTATTAGAACGCATGGCAAAGTTTGAAGAAATGCACCGTCACCTGGGTTTTATCAGAATACATAAGTCGTATTTGGTTTTAAAAAGCCACGTAAAATCATTCAACTCACGCATGGTACAGCTCAGAGATGGTAGAGAATTGCCAATAGGCCGCACTTATAAGGACAATCTTAAAGAAATTTAA
- a CDS encoding CitMHS family transporter translates to MLTILGFSMIIVFMYLIMTKRLFPLTALILIPILFAIFGGFTADLGSIIMEGVKNIAPTGIMLIFGILFFSIMIDAGLFDPLVNLILKFVKGDPVKIALGTAFLTVLVSLDGDGATTYMIVVAAMLPLYKKLGMNPLVLSCIIMLGGGVMNILPWGGPTARAMTTLKMDASELFMPMIPVMAGGVLWVIFAAFWLGLREKKRIAREGETNKHLINEEEVVTQRELKRPGLIWFNLLLTILLLASMMFDVLPLAVSFMIGFCIALIINYPKVDEQQKVLKLHAGNALSVASMIFAAGIFTGILSGTGMMDAMAASMISVVPDTWGNAFPVLTAVSSAPLTFFLSNDAYYFGILPLITETGLHLGATKLEIGVASLIGQGVHLLSPLVPSTYLLVGLAGVEFSDHVKFTIKWALGSSLAMLIAALLIGLITF, encoded by the coding sequence ATGCTTACAATTTTAGGATTCTCAATGATCATTGTATTTATGTACCTGATCATGACCAAACGCTTGTTTCCGTTAACAGCGCTCATACTTATCCCTATACTTTTTGCTATTTTTGGAGGTTTTACAGCCGATCTCGGTTCTATAATCATGGAAGGTGTAAAAAATATTGCTCCCACCGGCATCATGCTTATTTTTGGTATACTGTTTTTTAGTATAATGATTGATGCAGGATTATTTGATCCGTTGGTAAACCTGATATTAAAGTTTGTAAAAGGCGACCCGGTTAAAATAGCTTTAGGTACCGCTTTTTTAACGGTGCTGGTTTCGCTTGATGGTGATGGTGCGACTACCTATATGATCGTTGTAGCAGCAATGTTGCCCTTATATAAAAAACTGGGGATGAACCCGCTTGTACTCTCGTGTATTATAATGCTTGGTGGCGGGGTAATGAACATACTGCCTTGGGGCGGGCCTACAGCACGTGCCATGACCACCCTTAAAATGGATGCATCAGAACTGTTTATGCCTATGATACCGGTGATGGCAGGTGGTGTACTATGGGTAATATTTGCAGCATTCTGGCTTGGTCTCCGCGAAAAAAAGAGGATTGCCCGTGAAGGCGAAACGAACAAGCATCTTATAAATGAGGAAGAAGTTGTAACGCAGCGCGAGCTCAAAAGACCTGGTCTGATATGGTTTAATCTGCTGCTTACCATACTGCTGTTGGCTTCAATGATGTTTGATGTATTGCCGCTGGCCGTTTCTTTTATGATTGGATTTTGTATTGCACTGATCATCAATTATCCGAAAGTCGATGAACAGCAAAAAGTACTAAAATTACATGCAGGCAATGCTCTTTCTGTAGCATCGATGATATTTGCAGCAGGTATTTTTACCGGCATACTTTCCGGTACGGGAATGATGGATGCTATGGCAGCTTCTATGATATCAGTGGTACCTGATACCTGGGGGAACGCTTTTCCGGTGCTAACAGCAGTAAGCAGTGCGCCGTTGACCTTCTTTTTGAGTAACGATGCTTACTATTTTGGGATACTCCCACTGATTACCGAAACAGGATTACATTTGGGGGCTACAAAATTAGAAATAGGAGTGGCATCACTTATAGGTCAGGGAGTTCATTTGTTAAGCCCGTTGGTACCTTCTACTTATCTTTTAGTAGGATTAGCGGGAGTTGAGTTTTCTGATCACGTAAAATTTACTATAAAATGGGCTTTGGGTTCATCACTTGCCATGCTCATTGCAGCATTGCTTATCGGGTTAATAACTTTTTAA
- a CDS encoding TerC family protein — MTDLITTFNSLWQDIIAHPGTSLAIIGNLILIESLLSVDNAAVLATMVMDLPENQRERALKYGIWGAYIFRGIAMVFASALIAIWWLKPIGGLYLLYLVYSWYKDKQKEGSEEEKVNKEGNWLYRLTVNTMGHFWATVCLVELMDMAFSIDNVFAAVAFTPNIILVCIGVFIGILAMRFIAQRFVNLLEKYKFLETAAFVVIAILGIKLALSLYEHFYPETAFSKFLGSHAADIGISALTVAIFFVPILTSSFFDFPKKTKSVVR; from the coding sequence ATGACTGATTTGATTACTACTTTTAATAGCCTTTGGCAAGATATTATTGCGCATCCGGGTACATCACTGGCAATTATTGGAAACCTTATTCTGATTGAGAGTCTACTCTCTGTAGATAATGCAGCCGTACTGGCTACGATGGTAATGGATTTACCGGAAAACCAGCGTGAACGTGCACTTAAATACGGTATTTGGGGCGCCTATATTTTTAGAGGTATTGCAATGGTATTTGCTTCGGCGCTTATTGCTATTTGGTGGCTTAAACCTATTGGCGGACTTTATTTGCTCTATCTCGTATATTCATGGTACAAAGACAAGCAAAAAGAAGGCAGTGAAGAAGAAAAAGTAAATAAGGAGGGGAATTGGTTGTATCGCCTCACGGTGAATACGATGGGGCATTTTTGGGCTACAGTTTGCCTTGTAGAGCTTATGGATATGGCCTTTTCAATAGATAATGTATTTGCAGCGGTTGCCTTTACGCCAAATATCATATTGGTATGTATTGGAGTATTTATAGGTATACTGGCAATGCGTTTTATAGCACAGAGGTTTGTGAATCTTTTAGAAAAATATAAGTTTTTGGAAACCGCTGCTTTTGTAGTTATTGCCATTTTAGGGATCAAGCTGGCGTTGTCTTTATATGAACATTTTTATCCAGAAACAGCATTCAGTAAATTCTTAGGAAGCCATGCTGCAGATATTGGGATCTCGGCCCTTACCGTTGCCATATTTTTTGTGCCAATACTTACCAGTAGCTTTTTTGATTTTCCGAAGAAGACCAAATCTGTAGTTAGGTAA